The genomic interval GAATAACATGTTCTGCAACAAAGGCCAGCAGGTTGTAAAACTCCAACGTgagttttttaaagtaactattttaattactttcaAGGAACATATAAGtaaagattttgttttaaagtcataatattaacaataactatttcttctttcttctgactatggaacttctttttaaaaaatgcattccaAACTCTGCTAATAGTGTTTAACCTATACTGGAATCCTGTACACACATACCAGGAAGTCCATCGCATTAAAGGTGATGGGGCTTAATTCTGAGTAAACGTGATGTTAAACTAAATGCAATCCATTATAGAGGATTGCTCTATAGATAGAGCATTAAAACGAACAAAAAAGGTCCACCCTGGAAACATACCATGCAAATTCACACACATGTACAAAAGATGAAGAGCTATCTgaattataaaacaattaaaaacagagaagAATGCCATCAACGATTATGAAAGTATAATGGTTAGCAAATTTGTAAAACTGACAAACAGTGcaaaagtggggtggggggagagtagGGAGAAACTGAAGTGACACAGACCGACACACACTCCTGGAAGATCATGTGCTGGATATGATCCTCACCTCCATTTCTGTGCTTCAAAGCCAGACAGACTTCAATAATCTGAACCCCTAATTCATAATAAAaatctccaactcccagcatttcagACCAGAATCCTTTGCCAGCtgcagaaaagaaagtgaaaaaaatgacTATATGAAGAACTGCATTTTGTTCCCCATGAACCATGTCTGAAATTCCAGGTGGTTGGTGTGTAATATCCTAGACCTCATATCTATAGAGTGCCAGAATTCAAAGGAGAGATTGTAACTGACTTTCATCAGGCACAAGACAAGGTCTCCATTGGTCAATGCCCTGTTCACAATTTCTAGAACCTTCCCTCTGGACAACAATAATATGAATATGGCCTGATGACCATAGGTGATAAAAACTATGAGTCTAATGACCAGAAGCAGGAGACTAAGAGACTAAGGACTGGGCAATTTGTCTGGTCTACTGAGGTATGCTCTGGTAGTCATAGACGACAAGCATGTCCAGATTAACACATACTAAGGCTCTAGATTGTATTTTAGACCCCTTAGCGTTATCCAGGAGGTGACAGATTTAGAAACCACTCCGTGGCTGAAGAATTTTTTAATGTAACCTTTGTGAACTTATTTAACATGGTGATTTGGGATGATCTCTTATTTACTGATTAGATATTCTTGACAATTTATATCagggtggggaacatgtggccctgcagatatcacagaactacaaatctcatgaacCGCCAATACTAGCCAAAttggctagagctgatgagaAATGGAATTCAACAGCAATGGGAGAGCCAAATGTTTCCCATTTCTATTCTGAATTCACCCAACATTCCTTTTTTGGATGGAAATTAAACAAAACCTGCATCCAAGTAAGATAAACGCTTTATTACTTATTAGATATTGTAATAGCTTATTCctgaattaaaacattttatctaGCAGAAATGATTATGCACCTTTTCTTCTCCTTACTTCCTTCTTAAAGTGGAAACACAAAAATTCTCATATAATGGGAGTAGGCACCTCATGTCTCTAGATGCTGTTGCACTGCAActtccactacaccacaccatgGATTACATGAGCTGAGGtgctgggagttggaatccaacagCAGTTGGAAAGATACACATTGTCCAAGTTCATTATAAAAACTTAAAGTGGCAGAGTCTATCAGGAATTCATCTCCCTCAGTTCCCCATTCTTACAGGCCAGCGGATCAACACCAATCGTTGCACACATGTCTTGGAACTGGACTCTGAACTGGGGATTTTTACGGATCTCTTGTTTGTGTTTACTGGCAAATTCTTCCAGGTTAGTTTTAAACATGTCCAGCTGCTTAGACATCTGTAAATGAAGTCATGGAAGACAAAGGAGAAACAGACTAGGTTAGACCTGCAAGATTAACAATACTCTTCATTTATAGCTTTCAGAACTATAACAGACTGATAGATCACATATAAGAACTATCCAAGGCCATTTCCAAGAACAAACTATTAATTGCAAAGTTCTTTTATGCCTGCTTTTCTCCGCAAAGTGACTGCACTTTAACATCGAATAAGATGAGCATACCATTTATCTCATCATCCTGAGACCAACTGTTACAAGAAGCTCATAAGCCTAATTTAACTGTTAGAATAGACCACTACTATAGACCTTTTCTAATCCTTTTCCCAAACGGTTGATGTCCTTGATAATGACAATATCATGAAACAATGGGTTCTCCAGGTTAAATATGCATTATGCATAGAAGCCTGGGCTAATAAAGGAAGAGGCTTATATGGTCACAAACTTTCCAACAGCCGTCCCTCCAAGTCCATGAGTAACCATTGCTTGCTTTCCACATCTCACCTGGGCTAACTGATCTTCAGCCAAAACTGTCCCACGTTCCTTGTACTTTGCCTACAAAGGAAAAATATGTTGGATATTGGACCATTACAATGATAACACTTTGCAAAATCAAAGCCCTATTTTTATCCTGGATGTTTGCTCTTGTCTATAAGGCCATTATAGGAGGTGCTGTGGGGGGTGCCTTATCCAAAGGAGGTTTGTTTGGCAAGCATCCAGAACTGAGCCTTTACTGTAGAGTCAAAGCTGTGTAACTCTCTGCCTCACGGACCTGCCCTGCTGCATATAGTTAAGCAACTTCTTAAGAACTGTTAATGCTTTGCTTGTTTACTGGATCACAGCCCTGTCTAGTCATGTCATGTCATTCCAAAATGATTGTGGCATTTTAGATGAAAGGGTTTTCAAATTACTGATAACTTTAATAACTGTTTTGTGGCTTAAACCATTTATGGCTAAAATCTTATCCACCAGGAGTAAAGTGCCTTTCTCTGATGAAGCCCAGGGCCAGCAGCACCTCACATtatccttccccttccctttctcacaAACACAGccacattacattacatttcatAGCATCATCACACAACCACATGCACCCACATTGTTCAACCGCACTTCACCAGCTATGtccctggctcaatgttaagaAATCGTGGGgagctgtcattttgtgagacactgagccttctctgtctgaaacagctctggtgccacaataaactacaattcccagggttgcctagcactgaaccagggcagttaaagcagtctcaaactggattgtttttgtagtttgttttggactGTGGTGACAGATTCAGAGtcaagaaagggaggggggaagaaagcactttgcacatgctcaggggcattattattttgttttggttttttggaccCAATGCAGCActcttgccttctttccctccctcaatCTGAGATTAAAAgagtcaaaggtccaaaacacactacagaaacaatccagtttgagaccactttaactgccctggctcaatgctaaggaatgctggggattgtagtttattgtggcacctgtttgttttggaccaaaggCTTCAGGCAGACATTGGTAGtaaaccctttctttctttctttctttctttctttctttctttctttctttctttctttctttcttcagcctagGAAGGTTGAGAGATGAGAGGAAGGTGCCcggggggaagaggaaggaaactcACCTCtgccagcttctttttggcaatgGCTCCAGCACCCACCCCCCTGCGATGCATCttgaggaagggagggatggagaTGGGGTCTGCCTTGGagagacagagacacacagaaaGAAGGGGAACCACAGCCAACTCCCCCTGAGCCagccctcctcctttctcttcataCGTCATCTCCATGCGACAACATGGAGGGAGTGTATTTGCTGATAGATAGGGAGCTCCTCCAACCTGGCCTTCCTTACAGTGGAGGGTGTGTCTCTGAGGCCCCCACTTTTCATGTCCAAACCACACCTTGCTGAAATAACCCatttttgagaccactttaactgccctggctcagtcctaaggaatcctgggaactgtagttttgtgagacattgagccttatctctgtcagaaagagctctggtgccacaataaactacaatccccaagattccttagcactgagacaaggcagttaaagcaatctcaaactggattctttctggagtgtgttttggacccaccaCCACAACACTTTctgccctctttccctctcccacaCTCTGAGTTtaaggtccaagacacactgcagaaataatccagtttgagacctctttaactgccctggctcagtgctagggaatcctggggattgtagtttattgtgagtgacaccaaagtttttttttctgacagagaaggctaaataatctcacaaaactacagttcccaggattccctagcactgagccaggacagttaaagcagtcccagactgctttgtttctgccctgacttaggtctaaaacacactgcagaaataatccagtttgacaccattttaactgccttggctgctatggaatgctaggaactggttttgtgagccattgagcctcctctgtcaggaagagctctggggccacaataaactacaagtcccaggattccctagcactgagccagggcagttaaagcggtctcaaactggaatatttctgcagtgtatttgggCACTTCCCTGACTTAtttaggggaggaggagggaccccatTACAGGGTGACCAAATGGCTTAGCTACAAAGGAGGCAATGCAAAATATAGGGTGTTCAAGAGAAATTGAGAACGTGTATGCAGTGTGACAACCACTTCAAGTGGCagagcctgttgttgttgttgttgttgttgttgttgttgttgttgtgtgctttcaagtcatttctgacttatggcaaccctaagagggcCCTATCaatgggtttttctgaggctgagatagtgtgacttgcctaaggtcagccagtggttttccatggacTGAattccatggaattctgggaactgtagttttgtgagtcattgagcctcctctgtcagagagctctgatgctgcaacaaactacaatttccagcattcGATAGCATTCGGCCTTatcagttaaagaggtgtcaaactggattatttctgcagtgcggatgcagtcccAAGTTTCCTAAGGATTCATAAGAGTTCATAAGGGATTGGTCTATTTAATTATGGTCTTTTCTGGTGTTGGGCAGTATAATTTTTTAATGGTATATTACTGATCCATTTGCAACTTTGAATTGacatcattcttttaaaaaatcactttcaaCCCCAGCTGAATTAAGGGTTACATGTATTCGAGACATTTTCCACTCGTCATTGAACCTTTTGAATGGGTCAATGGACACCTGGTAACAATTTATGTAAAAATGCCCTGCATTTCAGGTACTGTAGAAACATTTCGCTGGTGTGTAAATGAGAGGACAGTTGACTCCTTacattccctggggttagggacacaggaccctgtaaatgtggaaaaaacgcaaataacaaaaactatgtttttgcctgagagaacacctctctagtaatctctaggtcctccagtgcaattctgtggtcagcatctgccagaccgtgaccatagaattgtgctggaggagctacaaatgcctactggagtgttctttctaggaatctctaggtccttcagtgcgactttggttaaagttgaccatagagttgcgccagaggacctagatattcctagacagaacatattaatgaaatccatgaataatcaaattcaccaaagctgcaaatgtggagggacgagtgtacagtCGGTCGGCCCCCCGTATCTACtgattttttatctacagattccacgatccatggtttgaaaatattaaaaatatatataaattccaaaaggcaaaccttgagttcagacaggcatttaaaacagaaggcttttaaaaaaccttctttAAAATAAGTTCCTTAAATAATTTctttaaggcctcattcccactatgttttaaaccaatttgcaaaccagttagaaataatttaaatgacCATTGTTCACACTTAAGCCAAATAGCTgaagcagttggggggggggggacatgcgctagacccatttaacttaTTTTTGACACtcattttttccatgtcttttgcaataaatcgattcagtgCAAGTATGAATGGGACACAGatctgaattgatttttttaatgatgtgaTCAGATGAGCTGAAGAAGATCCCTTTGGAACTGAATCATTGTTCAGTGTGAACGAGAAGTAGGTTATTTTACAAgaggaaaatgtgattggggcaaatacAGTGTGAACCATGCGccactgtcaaatcgatccattgattcggatcacaagctgatttatttgtaagtgggaatgaggcctaaggaAGAAAATTCCTTTTTTACCTTcctttttaaccttcttttctttttaaccttcttttaaatgttaaaaagaagaaggtaaaaacaaactttccttaagttctttttaaagaacGTGTTGGGTATGACATTCTTTTaaggtattttaaaaacttctatattttaaactatattttattattttacaggCAATCTGTTGTACTATTGTAATAATCTAATTCTggtttaatgtaatttttttctatgtttttaattgtactgtttttaattttgtaagccactctgagtcccagttttggggaaagggtgggatataaatataataataataataataataataataatagattttgccattttatatcagggacaccattttactatgctattgcattttatggtacttgagcatccccaTATTTTTGGTCTCCAGAGGTCTCcagaaacagtacaattaaaatatatattttaaaaatattaaaacagaattaaatcactacaataataaaacagattgcatgtaaaatatggttaaaaagataaaagagtTTAAAACTTAAAAAGAATACAACACCCAGCCCGttcttatgttttaaatgcttgtctgaaatcaaggtttgccttttggggtttatatattttaaaatattttcaaaccatggatagtgGAATCTGTAAATAAAAAGCTtctttgggctgctgccacactgcaaaatggatgcagtttgacactgccttattcaccatggctccatcttatggaataatgggatttgtagtttgttgtggtgtcagaggtctctaacagagaaagccaagtatctcacaaaactacaaatcccagagtggtagaattcaaagatatagctgtgtgagtctgtagagtcagtacatggagagatcttggagcacctttgagacagtgctacaagatctctatgtacaaatcccataattccctagcattgagccatggcagttaaaggggtgtcaaactgcatcaattctgcagtgtagatgcagccttggttatTGGGGATGCTTTCTCAGGTTGCACTAGAAAACTCATTAACACTATACTAGTATACATCTCTACTCAAAAGTCAGTTCCaaatattgatttcagtgggaattACTCATAGGTAGGTACATGCAGTATTGCAGTTTTAGTAAGGAATAAGTCCCATTGACCAGTTTCTTTACTTCCAATAGGGAGAAATGTCTGCGAAAACCATGCTACTATACCAAAGGCACAAGACATTTTCTTGCATTGGAGGTGGTCAAATCATGTGCTATGATATTGCCCTCTAGTGGTAGTTTCCCTAAAAGACAACAGCGCAAGAGCATCCTCCAAGTAAGTGCAGTtggtccagggtgaccagaggtcctccttttccaggacataccttccatttcaatcttctgtccaggaggaatttcaaaatgtcctccattatgagcatgactaagaagcattaatttatatttatatgagtgtttttagctttcattttgtaatgccctacattgtttcttgaatgtcctacattttgtggtgccttctcctccttagTAGTTAGGGCGTCTGGGTCGGTGGCAAACaggaacagttaaagcagtctcaaacaggaacCTCGGACACTTTCAATCCAGAGCTTCACACACAGTATAGTTGCCAGAGGCTTCTGCAGAAACCTTTGTGCACCTCTTTTATCTTCCAGCTGCAGTGGAAGCAGGACTAGCCCTGTCAGTAGACTatctgcatccacattgcagaaataatccagtttgacaccactttgcctgccgtggctcagtgctgtggaatttggTTAAttgtttggtgtggcaccagaggtctctgacagaaaaaggctaaatgtctcacaaaactacagttcccggaattccatagtattgagccatggcagttaaagtgttgtcaagctggattatttctgctgtgtggatgcagccaaagtgagaCGACCACTTCAAATGGCAGGTCCTTGGGGACAGCAAATGGCAATTCCTTGGCTGTTCCTGTTGGGTACATTGTCTGGGTTTGACCTTTCAGAAGGGGACCTGTTCAAAGCTATCTAATATGGTTAATGGGTTCCTGATGACCTTCTAAAACCTGATCTATTGGATCAGTTTAGCAATGTAGGAAACTGGTTGTCAGTATATTGATGCTTCTAGTCCAGCTCAGCCTCTGACTTTTAGctttccagggtttcaggcaaAATTCTTTCATAGCCCACCTAGAGGTTTTTGGTACCATTTGGTAGTTTTCTATCCAAGTACAAATATAGCCCACCTCCTTAGCTTCAGTCAGATGAGGCTGGGTATGATGGTACCCATTGATTGCAAAACCTGTAAGTCAAAATGCCATGGTTCCTATAGCAGGACATTTTCATCCTGTTTTGTACTGACTAAATAATATTCTCAAACACATTTCAATTTGAGGATAAAGAGTTTTATTGTTCTTGGTAGTGTGTCATCATTACTGATTGATATTAATtacaaaaaaagcacaaaatgaagaaaatgtagaAGTAAACCCATCTTCCTTCTCAGTCTTTATGCATCCTGGAGAAAACAGAAATAAGGTTGATTAAAGATTTGAAATTTGGTTTAAGAGTGTGATGGACTAGAAAAAGAAAATCCTACTTTAATGTCCCAAATTAAAGTGTTCTTTAGTGCTAGGGCTAGGTATTTCTTAGCTCTTTCATATTACACTAGTTTTGTCATTGTTTCGATACTGTAAAACTGAATTAAACCTGCCCTTCCTACAGTCTCAAATTCTTCTGTGTGAACTGTGTGGAGGAAATACTAACTAAATGAACTTTCTGTAAATATTTGGGGTTGAATCCAGGGTTAGGCATGTTTAGACTAATTTATTACTACTAACTTATATTATATGTTGATTTCAGTATGACTAACTCTGAAACCAAAATACTCAACATTGGCATTTGTCATGCTGTGCACAGTCAACACCTGAGAGTCAAAAATCAACTGTGATTTTGTTaaaggttgtgttttttttacataaaactgtaatttaaattgttcttaattcatttttattattgtacaaattgaaataaaaatgataGAAAAATCAACTGTGATGAACGTCTGAGCCTTTCTGGCATAATTCCATCAAGACTGGCCCTTTCAAATCACATGTTGCTTCACTGATCTGGCTTCTTTCAGAACTATGCAATTCTAGCATTTTATTTCCACTTTAACAAGTGCAGTTCCtatgcagtcctgggatttgtaatttcatgaACTATTTAGATTTGTCTACCAGAAATCTCAAGTGCCTCCCTAAAcgacaaatccaggattccataggatgcacctGTAGCAGTTACAGCAGAATCAAAGGGATGTATTTGCGTGATGGTAACATGGGTTGTGTCTACAACCCAACCAGCTCTGGTCATTGAATAAAGGGCAGGGGGAAGGGTGGGAACACACATTGATTCACTCACATTGGCCTGCAGAGGTCAGCAGAAATCAGCCAAGCCAGAAATTCTTGCCTCAGGATGTCCTTCCAGTCATCTGAACTCTTTGGCAAAGCAAGACTACAAAAGAGAGACTGTGAGGCTGATATTTCCCTGCCAGTGGGATCCCAGAGATTGAGGTGGAAAAAAATAGAGAAGTGAAAGAGCCATAGTTTGTGTGAAGCTGGGAAAGATCCCAGATCTTTGGTTGCCTAGGCATCTCAGAAAATGTGATGCTGGCACCTTGGAGTTGGAAATGCTTTTGTCAATACAGTCCCTGTTATAGGCTTCCATGGGAATTTCATGTCTCATGACAACTTTTATTTACTTACAGTATGTAGGAAAGTAATTGGAATGAAAAGGGGGATCGATAGAACTATGCATTAACATCATTCTGTACACACCATTTTCCAAAATGGCCAGCAGTCATTCTCCTACTAACACATGGCATCTACATCCTTAATATATACAAGATTGTTGTTGGAGAGGCTACTTTCCCTAtgcctttttttgtgtgtgtgtgtggggggggggggtttaaaataaaatgataggaAGATGGAGTTCAATCCAGACTTGTGTATATTGAAATcaaacccaatgaaattaatggaTGTATGAAGTCCCATACATTCCATTGCATCTACTCAAGGTTTAATCTGATCCATGTTAATTTCAATATATCATTGCAGCATAGCAATtactttaaaatttcaaaaataactaGCTCTATTTGAACATTAAGAATCTGTATATATTaaatgtgtgagaaagagagcaTGTTAAAAGTTGTGGtgtttttcttgctttgttgCAGAGAAAACAGAACCACCCAAGCTCTCTCCAGCGTCCAGAATCATCTGAAAATGgatcaatgggtctactctaaacaGCTGTTATTCCCAGGTAAGCATGCACAGAATCACACCCTCAAAGACAGGACATAACTACTGACAGTACTGTACAGCAAACTATTATCTCATTGATACTACTAAATGGAACATCCAGTGCTCATAAAGTGAATGTtttgactacagcttccagaattctccaTCCCTTGTGATCAATGGCTGTCCttgttggggaattctgggatctgtaatccAAAAGGTAAATTTTCCAGAATTATGTATGCATAATTATAATTCCCTTATTCCGACATTCTTAGATTGGCTCAAGAACATGAGAAGTAGTTTTATTTAAGAAAGTTTATAGATcagaaaaaattattttagatCCTATGTTTTGTACAGAGCTGGTTctaatttgttaatttttttggaATAACAAATATAAGCAGAATCTATAACTGTATTTTTCCTCTATATTACTAATTATAAATGGATTATTTTCAGATATTCTTATGCTTATTCAGGCATTTTGGTGGGTTTCTTTAattttacttttcatttttttcagtacATATAAAtgagctttcattttgtttttgtttttcatattttatatattcTGAGGTGTTTTCTCCCTATTTGTATATACTTCTAAAAATATCCGTTTATTCATTTTATAATGAAACAAATGGCAACATCCCCAAGTTACACGGTAGGATATTGAAATCAATATATTTACTTTGTGCAATTCTATATGCCACAGTGAAAATGTTATAAATTTTGGTTAGTTTCGCCTCTGTTCAATAGTTTAAATGGTCTATCTGTGCTGAAATACAGTCTTAGAACCCAGTCTTGGTAAaatggtggggtataaataaagtgatggatttCTTGATTGAAACTGAATCTTATTGTAGTATACAATCATTTATGTGGATGTTGATGTGGGTGTTGAACTCACCTCTGTTCCCCCATGTTTGGCAAAAAACAGCTCATCCACTCCTCTGCCTCAGTCCTTTGAGTTCCAGCTTCAGTGCCTTGATTCCTTGCTTGCAATGCTGGGAGTTTGACTTCTCTTTTGGATGGCTCAAGGCTGTTACTTGAGGGAAATGCAGAGGAGGGTATCATTCTGAGATCCCATTAAGGAGCATTATAATACTTTGTTAAACCCACTACTTTTTCTCCTTGACTTTTGAGTAAAACATTACTTTTTCCCTCTTCCAACCTATGCCAGCCAAAATTACCTGGGATCGCTCAGTGTAATGCAAATCCTgatagaaggaaagaaaggaataataataataactcttcTTCTaatatgttgagagatcttgtagcacctttgaggctaactgaaataaaaaagtttctttatttcagttagtctcaaaggtgctacaagatctctctatatactgattctacagactaacatggctatatctttgaattcttcttcTAATAAAGATATATGAGTAGTACAGTAATAGCCATGTTTTTGAGAGTTACGCTCTTGAGAATCAGCTTCCATTCACATATAATTTGGCCATGCCTGAGAAGGCTAGTGTATGGAAGAAGGAGGCTTTAAATCTTGTACAAGACAAAAGCATCCCCTTCTTACTTATGTTTCTCCATTACACCCAATTTCTTATTTGACTAACATCTGTAAATCCTGTATAACTGCAGGGGGTTGGAGATGTGCTACAGACTTACTCAATCCGACTCTCCCGCCTGTTCAAGAGCCATTCCACAAAGTTTTTCTTCAGCATGTTATCCAAAGTTCGACTGTAATCACTTGCTAAGGTTCCTTCTGAATACCGTCTCTTCAGGAACCTGGGATTCTTTGTGTTGTCCCTAAGAGCAAA from Sceloporus undulatus isolate JIND9_A2432 ecotype Alabama chromosome 6, SceUnd_v1.1, whole genome shotgun sequence carries:
- the SNF8 gene encoding vacuolar-sorting protein SNF8 isoform X2, with the translated sequence MHRRGVGAGAIAKKKLAEAKYKERGTVLAEDQLAQMSKQLDMFKTNLEEFASKHKQEIRKNPQFRVQFQDMCATIGVDPLASGKGFWSEMLGVGDFYYELGVQIIEVCLALKHRNGGLITLEELHQQVLKGRGKFAQDVSQDDLIRAIKKLKVLGNGFGILPVGGTYLIQSVPAELNMDHTVVIQLAEKKGYVTVSEIKSSLKWETERAKQVLESKENISIQALRITY
- the LOC121932571 gene encoding gastric inhibitory polypeptide isoform X1 gives rise to the protein MMSFKVLSLLLVSLSFVLMEENGTRDNTKNPRFLKRRYSEGTLASDYSRTLDNMLKKNFVEWLLNRRESRIDNSLEPSKREVKLPALQARNQGTEAGTQRTEAEEWMSCFLPNMGEQSLALPKSSDDWKDILRQEFLAWLISADLCRPMMHKD
- the LOC121932571 gene encoding gastric inhibitory polypeptide isoform X3, encoding MMSFKVLSLLLVSLSFVLMEENGTRDNTKNPRFLKRRYSEGTLASDYSRTLDNMLKKNFVEWLLNRRESRIDLEPSKREVKLPALQARNQGTEAGTQRTEAEEWMSCFLPNMGEQSLALPKSSDDWKDILRQEFLAWLISADLCRPMMHKD